The following DNA comes from Brassica oleracea var. oleracea cultivar TO1000 chromosome C5, BOL, whole genome shotgun sequence.
GATGATGATTAGTGTTTTCTTTGTCGAGTTATGAAAAACTACATACGAACAGTGTTTTTCGTCCCATGGTTTTTTTCTGGTTTTCTCTTTTAGATTTTTTTTATTCTTACAACCGTAAATTATTGTCAGATTTGAAATTACGGAGAAGAAAGAAGAAAAAGAATGGTACAATCCCCACAAAGCGAAAAAGCAGTGACCCTATAAAAGTTGAATGGTCTCTGTGTGTGTTATTGACGAGGTGACCACAATAGTCGCGCAAAAACAAAATCCAAAAATAGGAAAACACCATTTTTATGTTCTTAATGGAAGTAGACCAATTAAAATTCATTAATTAAGTGTGACAGTGACTAATGGTTTAAACTTTAATCGATGTTGAATTGGCCAAATATAAAATAGTTCAGCTAGGATATAACTGAAACTCATGCGTCTTGTAATTGGCCAAATATAAAATAGTTCAGCTAAGATATAAAATAATTCGAGCGGATTTTCATGTTGGAAACTAGGAATGCCACTTCGGTTCATTCGGATAAATTGATTTGATTTATTCGGCTAATCAGATAAATTCAGCTCGACATTCTTTACTAAAATTAACCGAGTTAAACCTTGGTTCTATTATCAAAGATTCCAAATTTTAAATCTTATATACCAAATTAAACAAAAGTTTCAAAAAAAAAAAAAAAACTTCGCGTATTCATCTTTTGATTCAACAAATTTATATGTTTCTGGTATAATTTGTTATAAATTTTTATTTTAAAACAAAAGGTTGATATCCGGTATAATTTGTGGCGCCCACCGAACTGCAAAGAAAAGGAATAAAGATCAGTTTATAAATCAAACCGAGCTGAACCATTAATATCCGGTTATCAGATAATCCGGTTTGATGGCCCGGTCGGTTAGGATCCCGCCGATTAAAGAAAAAAAGATGGGTCACGCCATTTGTCAAGTATCATGCTTATCGTCACCGATACCTTGAAACCCGTCACCTTCTTCTTCTTCTTCTTCTAAGTTAACCATCAATGCACCACTCCTACGACCCATTCCTCGACGCCTCAGACGAATTGCATTCCAATGACCCGTCGCTACCCCCTCCGTAAACACTCCGCCTTGGGTCTCCGTCGACGAAGGTCGGCACCCCGCCGCGAGTTCATTTGCTCCGATGCAGAAACGGACTCGTCTTCTTCTTCCTCCTCCTCCTCTTCCAAACCCAGCTACGAAGAGAAAGAGACCGACTTGGCTCCTGTGATCATGGATAATATGAATGGAGTTTTAACCGATTCGGGTCGGGTCCGGGTTGACCCGGTTCAGGAAACCGAAGAATCCACCGTGAGCGATGCAGTATCTAATTCTCCACCACCACCGAAGCTCCAAGAGCGTAACTCAACACATGGGTCTCTCCTCGGGCTAGTGTTCAAAGCAATCGGATTTCAATTCAAACTGATGAGCAGCCTCGTAAAGTCTTCTCCTTTCTTGCTCAAGCTCGGCAGACGATTCTTGCTGACGCAAGTTTCCGTCTTTAGTGATATTTTATTTCGAGCTCTTAAGCTGACTGGGTTCAAAGATACCAAACGTGCGGTGAACGTTGCCTGCAAGTTCGGATGGGGTTTGTTTAGGGCTGCTTATGTAGGCGTTTTGTTGTTTGGACTGTTGGTTTTGGCGTTTGTGCTTGGTGGGCTTGCGATAACCCGTGTACTCGATAAACCGTTTGTCATCAAGGAGGTCTTGAATTTCGATTACACCAAGAACAGTCCTGAGGCGTTTGTGCCCATAACGTCATGTGCTGGTGTTGCTTGCGATGGAAGCTGCAAGGAAAGTAATGAGATGTTGAAGATCAGGGGACTGCGAGCTATCCCTCGTGACCACAAGTTAGAGATCACTCTTTCGTTGACCTTGCCTGAGTCCTATTACAATAAAAACCTCGGCATGTTTCAGGTATTGACGTTATTCTAATAACATTCTAAGTATTGCATTAGGTATTGACTTGTGTGTTTCTTTGTAGGTTCGGGTGGATTTCTTATCTGCGGATGGCCAAACGCTTGACACCATAAGGCGTCCGTGCATGTTAAGATTCAGAAGCGAGCCTATCCGTCTCGTCCAGTCATTCTTCAAAGTGGTTCCCTTAGTTACAGGATATGTCTCTGAGATCCAAACCTTGACCTTGAAGTTGAAAGGCTTTGCGGAGAAGGATACTCCCACCGCTTGCTTAAAGGTGATGATCGAACAACGTGCAGAGTTTCGACCAGGGGCAGGTATTCCAGAGCTGTACGACGCGTCCCTCTCGCTTGAATCAGATCTTCCTTTCTTCAAAAGAGTTGTTTGGAAATGGCGGAGAACTTTGTTCGTCTGGATCAGCATGACCCTGTTCTTTACGGAACTGCTTTTCGCGTTGGTTTTTTGCAGATCTCTCATCATCCCAAGAACACGACTTAGAGACATACCGGACCGCAAGTAGATGATGATGATGAAGCAATAGTTGGTGTACATCATGTTTTGTAACACTCTGAAACGGTATTCTCACTTCCGGTTTACTTTAGCTCCTGAGAGTTCTTGGAGTAAATTGTAAAATCTTATCTATAGTTTGGTTCAAGATATGTTCTTAAAAACGAGTGTTAAAATGTTTATTAATATCAGAGAGGAGAAAAAACTGAAAACCAATGTTCATTTCATTTCATTTTATAAAGATGTATATTAAAGTTTATTACTATAAAGCCCAATTTAGTTTATATGACACCAAGTTAATAAGCACTGATACTTCAACTGTAATCCCATGAAAATCTCTCAACCTCTATTAGTTAAAACACTTTTCTCAACTGTCTTCACATTTACATATTGCTGTCCATTGAGAGAACAAAAACACATGGAGACACAATCAAACCTCAGATATGTGTCAGTTTCCAAAACTGTTATTTTGCTATAAATAACTCAAGAGCCTCTAATCACAACCTGAACAAACTAAACTAATACCAAATCAAGTACCTTTCAGTTCCAAAGCCAATGTCATGGAAGTTAATAGTTAAAACCATTAGAGCTTTTATATACATATCACCATTTCTCCAAAGTTTCCAAGAACAAAAAAAAAAATCAGGAATCCTTCTCACTATTTCTAAACTCTGTTTTCTTGATAAATGGTTTGCCATGGATTTATAGAGAAACCAAACCAGAGATCACATGGATGTCATAAACATGGAAGGAGGAACCTGCATCAACGTCAACAATCCAGATGTTCGGCTATTGCTGTTGCAGCAGCCCTCAACATGTCAATCTTCACATTCCACAACCGCCTCTTGCGTTGCGTCTCCAGGCTTTTCCGTCTATCCACCAAAGGTAGCGCAACTCCTAGCCGCCGAGCCATCATGAAACAAGGCTACAAAAAGATCAAGAAACACGATCATCATCATCAGCCCCTTCTGAGAAAACGCCATGACAAGAAGAGGACGATCTTTCTTGATCTCGATGAAACATTGGTGCACTCGTCGATGGAACCACCTCTCCGGGTTAATGTCGACTTCATGATGAGGATAAAGATCGAAGGAGTCGTCACACCGATGTATGTGGTGAAACGACCAGGAGTTACCGAGTTTCTTGACAGGATCGGTAAGAATTACCGAGTGGCGGTTTTCACAGCCGGTTTGCCCGAATATGCTTCACAGGTTTTGGATAAACTCGACAAGAACCGTGTGATCTCGCAGCGGCTGTATAGAGATTCATGCACGGAAGTGAATGGGAGATATGCCAAAGACTTATCATTGGTGGCGAGGAGAGACCTCGGCAGTGTTTTGCTTGTTGATGATAACCCTTTCTCCTACTCATTGCAACCTGACAATGGAGTTCACATTAAGCCTTTTGTGGATGACATGGAAGATCAAGAACTCATGAAGCTTGCTGACTTCTTCGATGGATGTTATCAGTACGAAGATCTAAGGGATGCTGCATCAGAACTTCTATACAAGTACAACAAAGTGATTTGCTGAGCATATATATATATCTATATATTGCTTTTATTTAAACTCTGCTTTCTTTTTTTTTTTTGTTGATTTTCTTTGGCTATTGGTATTTTTTGCGTTGGAAAAGGAATGCTTCATTCCCTTTTCAGCGTTTTTACTTGCATTAAAAATGTGATTGTAAAGTGTACTATAACCAAAAAAAAAATGTAAAAAGAAAAAAGGAATAGTTTTGGACTAGCAGATTATCAGTAACAAGAAATGATACTATCATCTCATGTATAAAGAGCTCCCTGAGGCTATTAACATCATGTGCTTTGAGACATTTCACAGAGCAATCACCCTTGAAGCTCTGAGTTGTCCATGCTTAACCCATAGAAAACCATTTCAGATATTTGATCAATATAAATAATGTAGATCTTTTTTTTTTTTTTTTTAACTAAATAGTTTAGATCTTGGGTTTAGTCACCTTGGACTTGACACTAAGGAAGAATGGTTTCAATAAACGAAGACCTAAACCATTATACTTTGATTAAATGATCTGTAAGTGACTCATATTGGATAGTCCCTTTATAAATTCTTTTATAGGTTATTGTAAAAGGATTAATGTTAAACCTGAAAGAACTTTAAGTTAGAAACAAAATCTGACAGGTTTTCTAGTTTAAGTAGTTCACCAGGTATCCCCGAGCCATATCTATACCTCAACTGTAATAATCCCACTATAATCTCCTAACCTCTTGATCTTAACTAAGCTTATAATATATTTCTTGTTAATTCATGTTTTTTTTGTTAATTCATGTTGCATGTACATTGTGTCCATGAGTACATAAAACAGCAAACATATACTCTAATTGTCTTAACTGAAATCTTCTAAAATTAGTATCTGCTTTCGTCACCTTTAAAATTCCCATA
Coding sequences within:
- the LOC106294495 gene encoding uncharacterized protein LOC106294495 yields the protein MTRRYPLRKHSALGLRRRRSAPRREFICSDAETDSSSSSSSSSSKPSYEEKETDLAPVIMDNMNGVLTDSGRVRVDPVQETEESTVSDAVSNSPPPPKLQERNSTHGSLLGLVFKAIGFQFKLMSSLVKSSPFLLKLGRRFLLTQVSVFSDILFRALKLTGFKDTKRAVNVACKFGWGLFRAAYVGVLLFGLLVLAFVLGGLAITRVLDKPFVIKEVLNFDYTKNSPEAFVPITSCAGVACDGSCKESNEMLKIRGLRAIPRDHKLEITLSLTLPESYYNKNLGMFQVRVDFLSADGQTLDTIRRPCMLRFRSEPIRLVQSFFKVVPLVTGYVSEIQTLTLKLKGFAEKDTPTACLKVMIEQRAEFRPGAGIPELYDASLSLESDLPFFKRVVWKWRRTLFVWISMTLFFTELLFALVFCRSLIIPRTRLRDIPDRK
- the LOC106344706 gene encoding carboxy-terminal domain RNA polymerase II polypeptide A small phosphatase 1, which translates into the protein MVCHGFIEKPNQRSHGCHKHGRRNLHQRQQSRCSAIAVAAALNMSIFTFHNRLLRCVSRLFRLSTKGSATPSRRAIMKQGYKKIKKHDHHHQPLLRKRHDKKRTIFLDLDETLVHSSMEPPLRVNVDFMMRIKIEGVVTPMYVVKRPGVTEFLDRIGKNYRVAVFTAGLPEYASQVLDKLDKNRVISQRLYRDSCTEVNGRYAKDLSLVARRDLGSVLLVDDNPFSYSLQPDNGVHIKPFVDDMEDQELMKLADFFDGCYQYEDLRDAASELLYKYNKVIC